One [Clostridium] saccharolyticum WM1 DNA segment encodes these proteins:
- a CDS encoding HNH endonuclease — protein sequence MGNTEVKRKAIPKKIRIKVYEKYNGHCAYCGSDMEISEMQVDHVESLYWYGGADDISNYMPACRACNFYKSTLPLEEFREHVKTIPERLEKEFIYRISKKYGIIQEIEKPVQFYFETIPEKGNEL from the coding sequence ATGGGGAATACCGAAGTAAAGAGAAAAGCAATTCCTAAAAAGATTCGAATAAAGGTCTATGAAAAGTATAATGGGCATTGCGCCTATTGTGGCAGTGACATGGAGATTAGTGAAATGCAAGTAGATCATGTAGAGTCTTTATACTGGTACGGTGGAGCTGATGATATAAGCAATTATATGCCAGCGTGCAGGGCGTGTAATTTTTACAAAAGCACCTTGCCATTAGAAGAGTTTAGAGAACACGTAAAGACTATTCCGGAACGCTTGGAGAAGGAATTTATTTACCGCATCTCTAAAAAATACGGCATTATCCAGGAAATCGAAAAGCCAGTTCAATTTTATTTTGAAACGATCCCGGAGAAAGGTAATGAACTATGA
- a CDS encoding AAA family ATPase, whose protein sequence is MDSTYDLMEVLNHIDPSELSYQDWINVGMALQHEGYSVDVWDRWSMNDRRYHAGECEKKWRGFHGAGTPVTGGTIVQYARDQGWTPPYDPGTALDWNDTISAEGIIVDKNWVEEREVTEPRQWDPAGELIKYLETLFEAGENVGYVVKSWKKDEKYLPADKGSYGRTAGQLIELLSQCKGDIGSVLGDYNPEGGAWIRFNPLDGKGVKNENVSDFKYALVESDSMEIEKQHAIIRELELPVACLVHSGGKSLHAIVRVDAADYSEYRKRVDYLYDICKKNGLAIDQQNRNPSRLSRLPGIMRGDKKQFIVDTNIGKESWTEWKEWIESINDDLPDPESLDDVWENLPELAPTLIDGLLRQGHKMLIAGPSKAGKSFLQIEMCIAIAEGKQWLNWACTQGRVMYVNLELDRASCLHRFKDVYQALGWQPKNLKNIDIWNLRGKSRPMDKLAPMLIRRAAKKNYIAIVIDPIYKVITGDENSADQMSNFCNQFDKVCTELGVAVIYCHHHSKGSQGGKKSMDRASGSGVFARDPDALIDLIELETTEELMKQQENRAVCDTCRQYLDAHFKWEDDLSQDDLCSSYQMMEYCKEKLDKWQMAALERNIEAAKSRVKGMTAWRIEGTLREFSKFDPVNLWFNYPVHTLDQSGVLGDIQPEADAPSWKKNFSKKKSPEESKKERKESLETQYESLKSFNEDGKVTIKDLAEGMGTTEKTVRNRIKEHGGFWIDEGYVGRK, encoded by the coding sequence ATGGATAGTACATACGACCTCATGGAGGTCCTTAATCATATAGACCCCTCAGAGCTTTCCTATCAGGACTGGATCAATGTAGGTATGGCTTTGCAGCATGAAGGGTATTCCGTTGATGTGTGGGACCGTTGGAGCATGAATGACCGGCGCTATCACGCAGGGGAATGTGAAAAGAAATGGCGGGGCTTCCACGGGGCCGGTACTCCGGTGACAGGTGGAACCATTGTCCAATATGCCAGGGATCAGGGGTGGACGCCTCCCTATGATCCTGGGACAGCCCTTGATTGGAACGACACCATTTCAGCAGAAGGTATTATAGTTGATAAAAACTGGGTAGAGGAAAGAGAAGTTACAGAGCCCAGGCAGTGGGATCCAGCCGGGGAACTTATAAAGTATTTAGAAACCCTGTTTGAGGCTGGAGAGAATGTCGGCTATGTAGTAAAGAGCTGGAAAAAGGATGAGAAATACCTTCCTGCAGATAAAGGATCTTACGGTCGGACGGCGGGGCAGCTTATTGAACTTCTGTCCCAATGTAAGGGTGATATTGGCAGCGTACTTGGCGATTACAATCCGGAGGGCGGAGCGTGGATCCGCTTTAATCCTCTGGATGGAAAAGGCGTGAAAAATGAGAATGTCTCTGATTTTAAGTATGCACTGGTAGAATCAGATTCCATGGAGATAGAGAAACAGCACGCCATTATCCGGGAATTGGAATTACCGGTTGCCTGTCTGGTGCACAGCGGCGGTAAGAGTCTCCATGCTATTGTAAGGGTTGACGCCGCAGATTACAGCGAGTACCGGAAGCGAGTGGATTATCTTTACGATATCTGCAAGAAAAATGGACTTGCTATTGATCAGCAAAACCGGAATCCTTCCAGGCTATCAAGGCTGCCCGGTATTATGCGTGGCGATAAGAAGCAGTTTATTGTTGATACCAATATAGGAAAAGAAAGCTGGACGGAGTGGAAAGAATGGATTGAGTCCATCAACGATGATCTTCCGGATCCGGAAAGCTTAGACGATGTATGGGAGAACCTTCCGGAGTTGGCACCGACCCTAATAGACGGCCTGTTACGACAAGGACACAAGATGCTGATTGCAGGCCCCTCCAAGGCCGGGAAATCGTTTTTACAGATAGAAATGTGCATTGCTATAGCTGAGGGAAAACAGTGGCTTAATTGGGCCTGTACGCAGGGAAGAGTGATGTACGTGAACTTAGAGCTTGACCGGGCCAGCTGCCTTCACCGTTTTAAAGATGTATATCAGGCACTTGGGTGGCAGCCTAAGAACCTAAAAAACATAGATATCTGGAACTTAAGAGGAAAGTCCCGTCCTATGGACAAGCTGGCCCCAATGCTTATACGCAGGGCGGCGAAAAAGAATTACATAGCCATTGTCATTGACCCGATCTACAAAGTAATTACCGGTGATGAAAACAGCGCGGATCAGATGTCTAATTTCTGTAATCAGTTTGATAAGGTGTGTACGGAGCTTGGCGTGGCAGTGATCTACTGCCATCATCACAGCAAGGGAAGCCAGGGCGGGAAGAAGTCCATGGACCGGGCCAGCGGATCCGGCGTATTTGCCAGGGATCCTGATGCGCTTATTGATCTTATTGAACTAGAAACGACCGAAGAACTGATGAAGCAACAGGAGAACCGGGCAGTCTGTGACACCTGCAGGCAGTACCTTGATGCACATTTTAAGTGGGAGGACGACCTTTCCCAGGATGATTTATGTAGTAGCTACCAGATGATGGAGTACTGCAAGGAGAAGTTGGATAAATGGCAAATGGCAGCCCTGGAACGCAATATAGAAGCGGCCAAGTCCAGGGTAAAGGGTATGACCGCATGGCGTATTGAAGGGACGCTCAGAGAGTTTTCAAAGTTTGATCCGGTGAATCTATGGTTTAATTATCCGGTTCACACTCTGGATCAGTCCGGAGTCTTAGGAGATATTCAGCCAGAAGCAGATGCTCCTTCCTGGAAGAAAAATTTCAGTAAAAAGAAGTCCCCAGAAGAGTCCAAAAAGGAGCGTAAGGAGAGTCTGGAAACACAATATGAGTCCTTAAAAAGCTTTAATGAAGACGGGAAAGTAACAATCAAAGATCTTGCAGAGGGCATGGGAACGACAGAAAAAACAGTCCGGAATCGTATTAAAGAGCATGGTGGTTTCTGGATTGATGAAGGTTATGTGGGTAGAAAGTAA
- a CDS encoding DNA cytosine methyltransferase, with protein MGFEVFDNYKCDGQMEMTDCTENKQLTHLSLFSGIGGLDLAAEWAGFKSVGQCEWAEYPTKVLEKHWPDVERWRDIHELHADDFIRRTGIKPGELTVISGGFPCQPHSVNGLRKASGDERDLWPEYRRVINEIKPQWVVAENVWGLLSSESGRFFRGILRDFASLGYDVGWCCYRASDVGAVHSRKRIGIIAHATSFRCNSVDKGEKDGHANIIIQTRNERARKKNDPLPYVPGIHRKPISGVLRNDDGISEGLDRIKCLGNAVVPAQFYPIFQAIADIELGR; from the coding sequence ATGGGATTTGAAGTATTTGACAATTATAAATGTGACGGTCAGATGGAAATGACCGATTGCACAGAGAATAAACAGCTCACTCACTTATCGCTTTTCTCTGGCATAGGGGGACTTGATCTGGCAGCTGAGTGGGCTGGGTTTAAAAGTGTAGGACAGTGTGAATGGGCTGAATACCCGACAAAGGTATTAGAAAAGCACTGGCCCGATGTAGAAAGGTGGAGAGATATACATGAACTACACGCAGATGACTTTATTCGAAGAACCGGAATCAAGCCGGGAGAACTCACGGTCATTTCGGGTGGCTTCCCGTGCCAGCCACATTCGGTTAATGGGCTGCGTAAAGCGTCTGGTGATGAACGTGACTTATGGCCGGAGTACAGGCGCGTCATTAATGAAATTAAGCCCCAGTGGGTTGTGGCTGAAAATGTATGGGGACTCTTATCAAGCGAATCTGGACGGTTCTTTCGAGGAATACTCAGAGATTTTGCCAGCCTGGGGTATGATGTTGGATGGTGTTGTTACAGAGCTTCCGATGTCGGAGCAGTTCACTCCAGAAAGCGGATTGGAATTATTGCCCACGCCACAAGCTTCAGATGCAATAGCGTGGACAAAGGTGAAAAAGACGGACATGCAAACATCATTATACAAACACGAAATGAAAGGGCACGCAAAAAAAACGATCCATTACCTTATGTACCAGGGATACACCGCAAACCAATCAGCGGAGTATTACGAAATGATGATGGGATTTCCGAAGGGCTGGACAGAATTAAATGTCTCGGAAATGCAGTAGTGCCGGCACAGTTCTACCCGATATTCCAGGCAATAGCTGATATAGAGTTAGGCCGGTAA
- a CDS encoding RusA family crossover junction endodeoxyribonuclease: MVIDFFIVMKKVPTVTHQEKQVHVVNGKPVFYEPDELKAARAKLSAHLGQHVPEKRFVGPVRLTTWWCFPVTGKHKNGEYKTSKPDTDNLVKLLKDVMTELHFWKDDAQVASEVIEKYWADLPGIYVKVESL; this comes from the coding sequence ATGGTAATAGATTTTTTTATAGTCATGAAAAAGGTCCCTACCGTGACTCACCAGGAAAAGCAGGTGCATGTGGTAAATGGGAAGCCGGTCTTTTATGAACCGGATGAGCTAAAAGCAGCCAGGGCGAAGCTATCGGCGCACTTGGGGCAGCACGTCCCGGAAAAAAGGTTTGTGGGTCCGGTGAGGTTGACAACGTGGTGGTGCTTCCCTGTTACTGGCAAACATAAGAACGGGGAGTATAAGACCAGCAAGCCTGACACAGACAATCTGGTAAAGCTTCTTAAGGACGTTATGACAGAGCTGCATTTCTGGAAAGATGATGCGCAGGTAGCATCCGAAGTGATTGAAAAGTACTGGGCTGATCTGCCTGGGATTTATGTAAAGGTGGAAAGCTTATGA
- a CDS encoding PBSX family phage terminase large subunit, translated as MSDVKNVDFTLNDHFFDFVDDWNYKIYLTVGGYGSSKSYHVAVKLIKKLLEEKRKVLVVREVFDTIRDSCFDLLMEVSEAMGVSDYITFTTSPMQVRFSNGSKIIFKGMDKPAKLKSLNGVSIVWIEECSEVKYAGFKEILGRLRHPELSNHIILSTNPVSKSNWVYKHFFQDKSTGYKILNDEELYTRRIVVIGNTYYHHSTVDDNYFVPQEYVEQLDELQQHDPDLYRIARKGRFGVNGRLVFPQFVVKPDDEVKTLIKLIRNPVEKNGMDFGFVTSYNAVVRMMIDHDNKILYLYDEYYSRDKTDPEIAADLAKWIGVLIKADCAEPKAIRYYKQQGFRIKPCKKFQGSREVYTKKVKRFIHIVCSDKCQHIIDELQDLTFAVDKDGEIIEDEFNIDPHTLSAIWYGLDDYEVSDLKGGGLKVLK; from the coding sequence ATGAGTGATGTAAAAAATGTAGATTTCACTCTGAATGATCATTTTTTTGATTTTGTAGACGATTGGAATTACAAGATATATTTGACCGTTGGCGGATATGGCAGCTCAAAGAGTTACCATGTGGCCGTAAAGTTGATAAAAAAGCTTCTGGAGGAAAAGCGTAAGGTTCTGGTGGTTCGAGAGGTATTTGATACAATTCGGGATTCCTGCTTTGACCTTCTGATGGAAGTGTCGGAAGCCATGGGAGTGAGCGATTACATCACCTTTACGACTTCCCCAATGCAAGTACGTTTTAGCAATGGTAGTAAGATTATCTTCAAAGGTATGGATAAGCCGGCCAAGCTGAAATCCCTAAACGGTGTTTCAATCGTCTGGATCGAGGAATGTTCTGAAGTGAAGTATGCTGGTTTTAAAGAGATTCTTGGGCGTTTGCGTCACCCAGAATTGAGCAACCATATTATACTTTCCACAAATCCAGTCAGCAAGAGCAACTGGGTGTATAAGCATTTCTTTCAAGATAAATCAACAGGGTACAAGATCCTGAACGATGAGGAATTATATACCAGAAGAATTGTTGTGATAGGCAACACGTATTACCACCACAGCACTGTAGATGATAATTATTTTGTGCCGCAGGAATATGTGGAACAGTTGGACGAATTACAACAGCATGATCCTGACCTATATCGTATTGCTAGAAAGGGGAGATTTGGTGTCAATGGGAGGTTGGTATTTCCTCAGTTCGTTGTTAAACCAGATGATGAGGTTAAAACACTTATTAAACTGATCCGGAACCCTGTTGAAAAGAACGGTATGGACTTCGGTTTTGTAACTTCTTATAATGCTGTAGTGCGTATGATGATAGATCATGATAACAAAATCTTGTACCTGTATGATGAGTATTATTCCAGGGATAAGACGGACCCTGAGATAGCAGCTGATCTCGCAAAATGGATAGGTGTACTGATAAAAGCAGATTGTGCGGAGCCTAAAGCAATAAGGTACTATAAACAGCAGGGATTCCGTATTAAACCATGCAAAAAGTTTCAGGGATCACGCGAAGTGTACACTAAAAAGGTGAAACGTTTTATACACATTGTATGCTCAGATAAATGTCAGCACATTATTGATGAGTTGCAGGATCTTACATTTGCTGTTGATAAGGATGGCGAAATCATAGAGGACGAATTCAACATAGACCCTCATACCTTATCAGCTATATGGTACGGGCTTGATGATTATGAGGTGTCAGACCTTAAGGGCGGCGGACTGAAAGTATTAAAGTGA
- a CDS encoding DUF3825 domain-containing protein, translating to MEKEYSPEGYLYKDAYMGNPESYQKKINYLANTVQPEEWGYSETEGSYKENFILKNYILYTYDQVKEEGKIEISSDGNNMCFNTGLQTLNGNDVFAFFATCTSKVAKPDQKWYFIGFCQGVESRMKCFSKLPDVADYFTNPSDFIFDRKLELILDYDHIIDDNYERFVDIGYNDKHLIKALLMNATATIKEKLKRNYKLAIPQYFTDKGTGESKIQLLLPLFLKGNNNVADLALVVDKTNHNYIGKTVLTIGWAYVNSRRIVKPDADWLKI from the coding sequence GTGGAGAAGGAATATTCGCCAGAGGGATATCTATATAAAGATGCATATATGGGAAATCCGGAGTCTTATCAGAAAAAGATTAATTACTTAGCAAACACTGTGCAACCAGAAGAGTGGGGGTATTCTGAAACGGAGGGAAGTTATAAAGAGAATTTCATTTTAAAAAATTATATTTTATATACATACGATCAAGTAAAAGAAGAAGGAAAGATAGAGATTTCCTCTGATGGCAATAATATGTGTTTCAACACAGGTTTGCAAACTCTGAATGGAAACGATGTTTTTGCTTTTTTTGCAACTTGTACAAGTAAGGTCGCTAAGCCTGATCAGAAGTGGTATTTTATAGGTTTTTGTCAAGGTGTGGAAAGCAGGATGAAATGCTTTTCAAAGCTCCCTGATGTAGCGGATTATTTTACCAATCCCTCTGATTTCATTTTTGATCGTAAATTGGAATTAATATTGGACTATGATCATATAATAGATGATAATTACGAAAGATTTGTAGATATAGGCTATAACGATAAACATTTGATAAAAGCATTACTTATGAATGCGACAGCAACAATAAAAGAAAAGTTAAAAAGAAATTACAAATTGGCCATTCCTCAATATTTTACTGATAAGGGTACCGGTGAATCTAAAATTCAATTATTATTACCTTTGTTTTTAAAAGGAAACAACAATGTTGCTGACTTAGCGCTGGTGGTGGATAAAACAAATCACAATTATATTGGAAAGACGGTTTTGACGATTGGATGGGCATATGTAAATTCAAGACGTATTGTTAAGCCAGATGCTGATTGGCTTAAAATTTAG
- a CDS encoding beta barrel domain-containing protein: protein MTVKDFDVGQKVFIINMYEGRNCEPEIREAKVKAVGRKYVTIDNGNRYEHEERFCYGLVQNTDYGEITYLCPSRTDANNYIEQSKLSKWLSNITWIKCRKYTLEQLRKVKEILVD, encoded by the coding sequence ATGACAGTAAAAGATTTTGATGTAGGTCAAAAAGTTTTTATTATCAATATGTATGAGGGTAGGAACTGTGAACCAGAGATCAGAGAAGCAAAGGTAAAAGCAGTGGGGCGCAAATATGTGACCATTGATAATGGAAACAGATATGAGCATGAGGAAAGGTTTTGTTACGGACTGGTTCAAAATACTGATTATGGCGAAATAACTTACCTATGCCCTTCAAGAACAGATGCAAATAATTACATTGAACAAAGTAAGCTTTCAAAATGGCTAAGCAATATAACATGGATCAAATGCAGGAAATATACTTTGGAGCAGTTGCGAAAAGTGAAGGAGATTCTTGTTGATTGA
- a CDS encoding DEAD/DEAH box helicase, which yields MELRPYQSEAKAAIFEEWDKGVKRTLLVLPTGCGKTIVFAKVTEDCVRRGNRVLILAHRGELLDQAADKIGKATGLGCATEKAEETCLGSWFRVVVGSVQSLMRDKRLKQFPVDYFDTIIIDEAHHCLSDSYQKILDYFKGANILGVTATPDRGDMRNLGECFDSLAYEYTLPKAIKAGFLSPIKALTIPLQLDLSGVGIQSGDFKSGDLATALDPYLYQIADEMEKHCKDRKTVVFLPLVKTSQKFRDILNEKGFKAAEVNGDSKDRAEVLAAYERGDYNVLCNSMLLTEGWDCPSVDCIVVLRPTKVRSLYSQMVGRGTRLFPGKDHLLLLDFLWHTERHELCHPASLICQDEEVAKKMTENIEKAGCPIDIEEAEKQAAEDVVAQREEALAKQLKEMRNRKKKLVDPLQFEMSIQAEDLSGYVPAFGWEMAPPSDSQKRELEKRGILPDQIDNAGKASLILDRLHKRQEENLSTPKQIRCLEKYGFQHVGTWNFDSAKNMIDRIAAAGWRGAPSGVNPQEYIPE from the coding sequence ATGGAACTTAGACCATATCAGTCAGAGGCAAAGGCTGCTATTTTTGAAGAATGGGACAAGGGCGTCAAACGAACGCTTCTGGTCCTCCCCACCGGATGCGGTAAGACAATCGTATTTGCCAAGGTAACAGAAGATTGTGTCCGCAGGGGGAACCGGGTGTTGATTCTGGCTCACCGTGGGGAGCTTCTGGATCAGGCCGCCGATAAGATCGGAAAGGCCACCGGCCTTGGGTGTGCTACCGAGAAGGCAGAGGAAACCTGCTTAGGGAGTTGGTTCCGGGTTGTAGTCGGATCCGTTCAGAGCCTAATGAGAGATAAGAGACTAAAACAATTCCCGGTGGATTATTTCGACACCATCATTATCGACGAAGCACATCATTGTTTATCTGACAGTTACCAAAAGATTTTAGATTATTTCAAAGGGGCCAACATTCTAGGGGTTACGGCCACACCGGACCGTGGCGATATGAGAAACCTGGGTGAATGCTTTGACAGTCTGGCCTATGAATACACGCTCCCTAAAGCAATTAAAGCCGGGTTCTTATCCCCAATCAAAGCCCTCACCATTCCCCTGCAGCTTGATCTTTCAGGAGTTGGTATCCAGTCCGGGGATTTCAAATCCGGAGATCTGGCAACGGCCCTGGATCCATACCTGTATCAGATTGCAGACGAAATGGAAAAGCATTGTAAGGACCGGAAGACCGTTGTATTCCTCCCTTTAGTAAAGACAAGCCAAAAATTCCGGGACATTTTGAATGAAAAGGGTTTTAAGGCCGCCGAGGTAAACGGGGACAGCAAAGACCGGGCGGAGGTCCTGGCAGCCTATGAGCGGGGAGATTATAACGTACTCTGTAACTCTATGCTTCTTACGGAAGGCTGGGACTGTCCAAGTGTGGATTGTATTGTAGTCTTGCGGCCGACTAAGGTCCGTAGCCTTTACAGCCAGATGGTAGGGCGTGGCACCCGGTTATTCCCGGGGAAGGACCACTTACTACTGTTGGATTTTCTTTGGCACACAGAACGTCATGAACTATGCCACCCTGCAAGTCTGATCTGTCAGGATGAGGAAGTTGCAAAGAAAATGACTGAGAACATCGAAAAGGCCGGATGCCCAATAGATATTGAAGAAGCAGAAAAGCAGGCTGCAGAGGATGTTGTCGCCCAAAGAGAGGAAGCCCTTGCAAAACAGCTTAAGGAAATGAGAAATCGTAAAAAGAAGCTGGTGGATCCGTTGCAATTTGAAATGAGTATCCAGGCGGAGGATTTGTCTGGATATGTTCCAGCCTTTGGTTGGGAAATGGCACCTCCATCAGACAGCCAGAAAAGAGAGCTTGAAAAGCGTGGGATCCTCCCTGATCAGATAGACAATGCTGGAAAGGCCAGCCTCATCCTGGATCGTTTACACAAGCGTCAGGAAGAAAATTTGAGCACACCAAAGCAAATCCGCTGCCTGGAAAAGTACGGATTCCAGCATGTTGGAACGTGGAACTTTGATTCTGCCAAAAACATGATTGACCGTATCGCAGCGGCAGGTTGGAGGGGAGCGCCCTCTGGCGTGAATCCGCAGGAATATATACCGGAATAA
- a CDS encoding ATP-binding protein, which produces MQIIRGKLPGAKKIVVYGPEGIGKSTFAAQFPDPVFIDTEGSTKDMDVARLPEPSSWTMIMEEVSEVIKTPGLCKTLIIDTADWAEMLCTTSVCDKNHKNSIEEFGYGKGYIYIQEDFGKLLNLLTDVIKVEINVVLTAHAKMRKFEQPDELGAYDRWEMKLSKGVAPMVKEWADMVLFCNYKTMVVNVDGQGAQKGKNKAQGGKRVMYTTHHSCWDAKNRYGLPDEMPFEYGAIRHIIESSDAGNPISEKKNTPPSTSQSRQEKTGSTDNRSAQESPKEEKAVPPMETESDSINPPEVKVDERIPKALHDLMINNQVDEWDIQNVVAARGYFPADMAVADYPPDFISGVLVGAWDQVYPMIKEMKEKDSLVFN; this is translated from the coding sequence ATGCAGATTATTAGAGGGAAATTACCGGGGGCGAAAAAAATTGTTGTGTATGGCCCCGAGGGGATCGGTAAATCAACATTCGCCGCACAGTTCCCGGATCCGGTGTTTATTGATACTGAGGGCAGTACAAAGGATATGGATGTGGCGAGACTTCCGGAGCCCAGCAGCTGGACCATGATTATGGAAGAGGTTTCAGAAGTAATCAAGACCCCTGGACTATGTAAGACTTTGATTATTGATACGGCAGATTGGGCGGAAATGCTTTGTACTACCAGTGTTTGTGATAAGAACCATAAGAACAGCATTGAAGAGTTTGGCTATGGAAAAGGATACATATACATTCAGGAGGATTTTGGGAAGCTTTTAAACCTTCTTACTGATGTGATAAAAGTCGAAATTAATGTGGTTCTTACGGCCCATGCAAAAATGCGGAAGTTCGAGCAGCCGGACGAATTAGGAGCTTATGATCGTTGGGAAATGAAACTGAGCAAAGGCGTGGCTCCCATGGTAAAGGAATGGGCGGATATGGTCCTGTTCTGTAACTATAAGACTATGGTGGTCAATGTAGACGGCCAGGGCGCCCAGAAGGGCAAGAACAAGGCCCAGGGCGGCAAACGTGTCATGTATACGACCCACCATTCCTGCTGGGACGCAAAGAACCGGTACGGGCTTCCTGATGAAATGCCTTTTGAGTATGGAGCTATTCGCCATATTATAGAAAGTTCCGATGCGGGAAATCCCATTTCGGAGAAGAAAAACACACCCCCCTCCACTTCACAATCGAGACAGGAAAAGACTGGGAGTACAGACAATAGGAGCGCTCAGGAGTCTCCAAAGGAAGAGAAGGCAGTTCCACCGATGGAAACAGAGTCAGATTCTATAAATCCACCGGAAGTGAAGGTTGACGAGCGGATCCCGAAAGCCCTTCATGATTTGATGATTAATAATCAGGTTGACGAGTGGGATATTCAGAATGTAGTGGCTGCCAGAGGATACTTCCCCGCAGATATGGCGGTTGCTGATTATCCGCCTGACTTTATCTCTGGTGTGTTAGTAGGAGCCTGGGATCAAGTATATCCCATGATTAAAGAAATGAAAGAAAAAGACAGCTTAGTGTTTAATTAA
- the terS gene encoding phage terminase small subunit, whose translation MSGARAPNNELALIDYQAGLKYREIAEKYGVTINTVKSWKTRYKWVKDSQKGVHTKNEKVCTQKGGQPGNQNATGHGAPAGNKNAEKHGLFSKYLPAETLEIVNSMTVNPLDILWDQIQIAYAAIIRAQQIMYVRNREDKTIERVSEQIGKVSGEKWEVQQAWDKQANFMQAQARAQSELRSLIKQYDELLHKDWELATEEQKARIATLKSKVEDKTDKPIRITFRKASDRHE comes from the coding sequence ATGAGTGGGGCCAGAGCACCAAATAACGAACTTGCCCTGATTGACTATCAGGCAGGATTGAAGTACAGGGAAATTGCTGAAAAGTATGGTGTCACCATTAACACCGTGAAATCATGGAAGACCAGGTACAAGTGGGTAAAGGATAGTCAAAAAGGTGTGCACACAAAAAATGAAAAGGTGTGCACACAAAAGGGAGGGCAACCTGGAAACCAAAATGCTACGGGCCATGGAGCACCGGCCGGAAATAAGAATGCAGAGAAACATGGCCTGTTTTCTAAGTATCTTCCTGCGGAGACCCTGGAGATTGTAAACAGCATGACCGTAAATCCCCTGGATATCCTGTGGGATCAGATACAGATTGCCTACGCTGCCATTATCCGAGCTCAGCAGATCATGTATGTCCGGAATCGAGAGGATAAGACCATTGAAAGGGTATCCGAGCAGATCGGCAAGGTAAGCGGTGAAAAGTGGGAGGTTCAGCAAGCCTGGGATAAGCAGGCAAATTTCATGCAGGCCCAGGCCCGGGCTCAGTCAGAACTACGGTCTCTGATCAAGCAATATGATGAGTTGTTGCATAAAGATTGGGAGCTGGCTACGGAAGAACAGAAAGCCCGGATTGCAACCTTAAAATCCAAGGTAGAGGACAAGACGGATAAGCCGATCCGGATAACCTTTAGAAAAGCGAGTGATCGTCATGAGTGA